Below is a window of Aptenodytes patagonicus chromosome 15, bAptPat1.pri.cur, whole genome shotgun sequence DNA.
GCGGCGCAGCTCGGATGCTCCCCCACGGCACCCGGAGAGCGAGAAGGGCCCTGGCGCTCCTGGGGACACCCAGGACAGCCAAGAACCCCGCTCAAGGCCGGCTCCGCCgccactcaccacccaccaatCGCCTCAGCCCGGGCCCGCGCTCACCCCTAATGGCCTCCTCCAGCTTCCCGCCGTGCACCGCGCGCCGGAACCGGAAGGCAGCAGCGGGAGCGCCCCGGCCCCTTCCCTTCCCGCCGCGCCACCGCCAGGgcgcccggggccgccgggcCGCGTTGCCTCGGCGCCACGGTTCCGCCGCAGtcttgccccggccggccggcggtgccccccccccggggcagggctggctaCCGGCGCCCCCCGCGCTTCCCCGCCCGCCTCAGGTCGCGCCCCGGCCCTGGGTCCCGCACCCCCCACCCGCCGTGTCATGCCCCTGCCCACCGACGCACCCGACCGCCACCGCCCACACCGCGGCGACGGCGCGGGGAAGACGCCTCGGGGCccggccccccgcagcccccgcctcCGCGCCCGCCCCCGGGGGCGGGAGGAGCCAGCGCCGCGCCGAGGCACGCCGGGCCCCTGGGCCGCGCCGCCGCGCGGgcgggctcggcggggccggcagtgagcgggcggcggggcccgccgccgccatgaAGAGCCCCCGGGAGGCTGGGGAGCCGCCGCCAGGTCAGTGCGCCCCAccgcggcagcggggccggccccggccgcctcccGCAGCCCTTCTTCTGCGGGCGGCCGCCGCTCGCCagcggggagcgcggggcgcCGGTCGGAGCCCTCCTCAGGGCGCCCCGACGGCGGGGtgggggccgggctgcggggTCTCCGCGGCGGGGTCGGCCCCAGCGGCACGGGCTGGGCGCCGGCTCGGGCCGGGGGAGGGAGCTCTGCGTacggcccggcccgcggcggggagcggacGGCTCTTGCCCTCCCCTTCGGAGGCCCTGGCCGCCTCCTCCGCCTTCCCCGAGGCGCGAAGCTGCGGGTTGCGCCAGCAGCAGCAATGTGGAATTACTGGCTTCGTCTGTAAGTTCGTTGCGCTGAGGAGCTGGGAAACCGGAGAGGTGTTTCCAGTGTTAGTTACGGCCACGGCGTATACTGGCTTGTATCTTCTCTCGGGACTGCTGACAGTCATCCCCCAAGGGGTCTGGGTGTGTTGGGAAAGAGGATGACGGGAAGCTGAACATCCAAGAAAATTAAAGTCATTACCCTTTGAAGTCTTCACGTAGAAAATGTTACCTCTTCAGTTAATCTTGGGACTTGACAGAGGCCCTGGGTATTAACAAAAAGGTGACAGAATCGTAACATGCCAAGAAAAAATGATGACAGAATACTTACAGATCCTGGTTTGAGGAGtttttggcttttcattttttctttaggaTACTTAAGAGCACCTTAATCTAGATTAATTAAAAAGATTGAATATACCAATGGGTATGCCAGTCTTCAAAGTCACGATTAAACAGTGGCACAACTGTACTTGGAAGGAGCCCAGAGTATCTGTCGTGGCTTGCCCCTACAGTAGGCTatagttttgttaaaaataatgtaagaTGACAAACGTTATCTAAAAAGTAAAACTGCATCAAATCTAGACCAGTCCACGTGAtgtcaaatgcatttttattcccATCTTAAAATGTAGCTGACCTTGTGTTAACAAAACTTTTCAGAGGTCTTTTCTAGATCAAAGGTAAGGTTATTAAGAAAAGCCCTTTATGATTAACTCACTTTGATTGACGTTGAAGTAGCAGTAACAGGCACAACTCGTCAAGTCCTTCGAGTGGTAAGGGTGTTTCTGAAACTGAAACCACCACATTGCCAaccctataaaaataaaaactgaggcAGAGGGATGGAGTTACTTGTATTCTGGGACTTTTTGGTAGAGATtgttcttcttccctctccccttgtTGAGTTATTGAGGGAGTTAATACAGAAGGCCAACTGGTGCCATTTGTGAGCTTTGTTAACCTAAAATTACTCACATAAATTACAGTCCCTGAAGAAAAAGACATCTGTAGAAAAGGCTCAAATCTGTGGGGCTTGTAAGAGATCAACGCCTAGAGATCTTGGTTGTGTCTGTTTTCTCACAGTTTGCTTTAACTCCTTTTATGGCACAGAAACACATTCGGGCACAAGAGAAAGGATGAATACCTGTGCCTTACCTGCTATTATTTAGGAGGCGATACAGCTTCATAGTTGGGGGCTAGCGGGTATGTCAccccatcaaaaagaaaaaaataaaacttccagGGAAAAGGGGCTGGACCATATGGCAGACTGATCCATGTATGGAACAGTAAAGGAGTACGAGATTAAACCAAATGCTTAACTCTACAGAAATACCAAACCTGCATTCccctaagaaagaaaaaatacctgcCGATcagataaagtaaaaaaatgtttatgtttcCGCCACTATAGTGCTGAGGACAAACTGACTTTTAATGCTGAGGTGTGGAAAAAACATTCCTGTATGGACTGACATCTTTCGTGTTTTACTCACAATGGGGTGTTTTCACTACAGTTGACTGCATCCAGCTGAAAGTGCCAGTCATTCAGCAGCTGTACCACTGGGACTGTGGGCTAGCCTGCTCCAGGATGGTGCTTCAGTAAGTGACTGTTTTGGTTTGAACGGGTGGGAAATCCCATCCCATGGGAGAGGGGTAGCAGGAAGCAACACCCAGGGAGAAGAGGTGTGTTTAAGCACCTGTGAATTTAACTTAGTCTTATGAGATCGCATATTCTCAGGTACCCCTGAATTACTGCTGCTTGGGCCTGGCACAGCTCTCCAGCAGGAGCAAGGGAAAATATAAACTAAGATGAACTTAAGACCCTTTTGAATAATTGACTGTTTTGACAGATGCAAAATATCTGATCAGCTCTAAGAACTTTGCAGGTTAGCATGCATAACCTAATAAAAAGTTATCCCTCTTTCCTGTTGTTGTAATTCAGAACTGATACTTAGCGCAGCAATTCACCtaattcctttctgtgttttcaagTGATGGGTAGGTGTAACCCAGTTTATGAGCACATACTACCTCTGTCCCGCTGAGCCCCCAGTCTGTGGGATGAGTGTTTTTGTTCCAGGAGTAGTTTCAACTTCAAACAATGCACTGTATTgccctttggggtttttttttgttttggtttggtttttctttttttgaactaGTAGCTGTCCTGCTGAactcctctttccttccacagAGGAACATGAGCTTAGGTGCAGGAGAAATACCTATTTAGATGTCCACTTAGTAGATATGAAGCAGAAGATTTTCATTTCTCTCCATCCCTTCTGCCAAGACGTTAGTCCGTGTGCTGGTAATTTCCCATCTTGACTACTGTAACCTCTGCCTCTTTATTCCCTTTACCTCTTTGCCACTCCAGTCTGCCCAAAACTCAGCTTCCAAGATTAATCTTCTCACCCTGCTGATCTGACCTTGTTTGCCCTGCATCCTCAATTtcagtccctttttttttttctccattacttCCATTTGTTTTCTGACTTCAAGAACTCTCTGTAactgcctctccccacccctctGCAACCTGTCCCAAGCTTCCTCCTGACTTCATCTCCCCTTCATTGGCTTTTGTGCCATCAGTGCCTAAGACAAGCTTCCTTTGAATATTTACCGGCTTCCTTTACAGTTCCTCCTTTTGAAATCCATCTATTGCGTGAAGCAAGTTTTAGTCTTTAGCActtctttctgtgtttgctttaatATGCTTGTACATTTAGACTGTATTGTACATTTAGACTGTATGCCCTTCAGGACAGAGTTCTATACTTGCTCAGTATAGCTTGCCTATTGTACAGCATCTGTACAGTTCTAACACTATAAAACAGTCAAGATACCCATACACTTCCAGTTTAAAAAAGTCAGCAATAAATCCAGTTAAATATTCCctactcccttccctccccttaaATTTGTGGCTCctttgtgggttgggtttttttggttatttcTTAGCCAAGCCCATTGTTTCAGTTTTTATATCCTGTGATGTGGAGGCTTGGGCTGCAGCACATATTTTGCTTCTCCTCAGAGCttgcttccctttccctgcctttcctAATACCATAGGTACCTGAATCATTTGGACAATGATGAATTTCAGAAAGCCATCCAGGAACTCCAGTTAACAAAGAGTATCTGGACTATTGACCTGGCCTACCTAATGCGGCACTTCGGTGTTAAGCATAAATTTTGCACCCAGACGCTTGGAGTGGACAAGGGCTACAAAAATCAGGTTAGTATTCTTATCTACTGGGAGACAGCAGGCAGTTTTAAAAGCCCCACGTGTCATGCTGTAAAAGCTCTGCCGTCTTACTGACAATTAACCACAGTTCCTGTAAACAAGGTTTGCCTATTGCCAAAACTGGCACAAATCAGCTCCAAAGGCAAGGCTAGATACGATCACACATATTTTACATCTTTGATTCCATAATATGAATTTTTAAGAACTTTTCATGTAGTACTCATGAAAGGTCCCAGCCTATTTGACAGCCTTGGAGACTGAAGCCCTCTATTTATCTACAGAACAAGTACAgcctgggcggcagcagcagtgCTAGCTTCCACACTTTCCCCACCACCGTGCCTCAGCCCTGACCTGGAAGAACCACCTCTAGAGGTCAGAGGGGAATTTGGCCTCCATATCTATTGAGAGCTTGGCCTCTTCAAGATTGCCAACAAGGGGGCCAATGAGGGCCTATAGTGGCGATGGCTTTTCTAATGCAAGCTCCTGCCCAGTACGAACCAGATGGGCTTCTTTCCTGTAAGCAGCTGAAGAGCCACTGGATGGAGATTACAACAATAATTGACCAGGAGTGAATTTAAACTTATAATTTAGAGCAGGAATCCTTACCCTGTTACCAGTGAACTAAGGGAGAGATCTCTTATCCCATAGCCAGATCTCCAACTTACGCAGGCCCTTGCTAGCAAGGATTGTAAGTGGTGGATTACCTAAGGTAAACATCATTCCAGTTCATAACTTCTGTTATCTCCACAGTCATTTTACAGGAAGCACTTTGACACAGAAGAGAATCGAGTGAATCAGCTCTTTGCACAAGCCAAAGCCTGCAAGGTGCTGGTGGAGAAGTGGTaagtttattgttttctttcctttctctttggagATTCTGTGGGCCTCACGCTTTTCTTGGAGAAAGAGACTGAAATCAGGCCCCAAGC
It encodes the following:
- the GUCD1 gene encoding protein GUCD1 isoform X1, yielding MKSPREAGEPPPVDCIQLKVPVIQQLYHWDCGLACSRMVLQYLNHLDNDEFQKAIQELQLTKSIWTIDLAYLMRHFGVKHKFCTQTLGVDKGYKNQSFYRKHFDTEENRVNQLFAQAKACKVLVEKCTVTVQDIQNHLSQGHVAIVLVNAVLLLCDLCSSPVKYCCFLPIGQKCFCRNPDYQGHFIVLCGYNKASGSIYYNNPAYADRTCCTSISNFEEARTSYGTDEDILFIYTDS